In Candidatus Micrarchaeota archaeon, one genomic interval encodes:
- the map gene encoding type II methionyl aminopeptidase has product MEEDAELIKNFKEAGRIAELIRKESLKLVIPGQPVLDIAETLEQMIVENGGRPGFPVNVSINHIAAHYTPSSDETTTINDNDIVKIDFGVHINGCISDNAITIDLSDEHGDLVEASKLALDNALSTMRAGKTVGEIGKVIEDTITSKGFKPIRNLTGHMIRPYQLHAGEIIPNVATEDGYVLKEGDVFAVEPFATTGEGRVKDSNRIEIYSIAEIKNVRLRKSREIFAYAFEHYFTLPFARRWLDKIFGSKVLVSLSLRELVNADMLYQYPVLEEVKGGLVSQAERTVLIEKDSVTLL; this is encoded by the coding sequence ATGGAAGAAGATGCAGAACTGATAAAAAACTTCAAGGAAGCGGGAAGGATTGCAGAATTGATAAGAAAGGAAAGTTTGAAACTCGTGATACCTGGTCAGCCGGTGCTCGATATTGCTGAGACGTTGGAGCAGATGATTGTAGAAAACGGGGGGCGTCCGGGTTTTCCGGTGAACGTGTCGATAAATCACATAGCGGCCCATTACACTCCTTCATCGGATGAGACAACCACGATAAACGATAACGATATCGTGAAGATAGATTTTGGTGTGCACATAAACGGGTGCATATCGGATAACGCGATCACCATAGATTTGAGCGACGAACACGGTGACCTCGTCGAAGCGAGCAAACTTGCCCTTGACAACGCATTATCAACGATGCGGGCCGGCAAAACTGTCGGTGAGATAGGCAAAGTTATAGAGGATACCATCACTTCAAAGGGGTTCAAACCGATAAGAAACCTAACGGGTCACATGATAAGACCGTACCAACTTCATGCCGGAGAGATAATACCCAACGTCGCAACAGAGGACGGGTACGTGCTGAAGGAGGGGGACGTGTTTGCAGTTGAACCGTTCGCAACTACCGGTGAAGGACGTGTAAAGGATAGCAATCGTATCGAAATCTACTCTATAGCAGAGATAAAAAACGTAAGATTGAGAAAGAGCAGGGAGATCTTTGCCTACGCATTTGAACACTACTTTACCCTTCCGTTTGCCCGACGTTGGCTCGATAAAATATTCGGTTCTAAGGTGTTGGTTTCACTGTCATTAAGAGAACTGGTCAACGCGGACATGTTGTATCAGTACCCGGTTCTTGAAGAGGTGAAAGGCGGTCTCGTATCGCAGGCGGAACGCACCGTCCTGATCGAAAAGGATTCGGTAACACTTCTGTGA